cctaattTAGGCCTatctagctagggcctagctagtaggccctagctagctagtaggctacTACGACCCCTACTACCTAGATTATACCTTTTGAATGCCTCTCGATTTTCTTTCAATGTAAACTGTTCGTTACAGCCATCTGAAAAATAACTAAATCTTGATGCTTCTAATATTTCACGGCTATCATTCTCAAAATCGTCTAAACACACATACTTATTTTTGTCAGCCATTCTTTTGTCTATAAACAAATACACATGGTGACCCTTGACATGGTACCCTGGATATAATAAACCAGAGATTCTCGATCTGGTATTGGGCACCTTGCACCGTCCAGCCTATCATGTTTCTGAACCCCAATGGAatttaaagtattttacttTTGGATACTGTATCCTTTTAACTCGAGTCTTGTGTACCGATTGTTTATAATTGTATATTGTGACTAATAAAGTAAAGCAATACCAATCTGAATCTCCCCAGCCTCACCTCAATTATTATTagatacaaaatgttttttctttataataGTTTATGGTGTAAAAAACATTCGATATACCACAATTTGAAAATTAGCAATTATGACTATTAAGAAtgttttaaatagtttaattcCCAACAATGGATCGATAGAAGCTATCCCTcccatatttggtaatattaTTAACCATTGGAAGTTAGGTTTCTGTTTCTTCATGTTTTAATCCACTTCATTGTAATATCATCTGTTTTTCATTTCAACTGAATTAACATGtttattaaaactttaaaatcagAGAATattatatctaggcctataggcctagttaaagatgtattgtccccattaaaaaaatgtttttgttgaatacgCTATTTTCATGTCATGACAGTTATCCACTTTGTcgaaaaaacatttatttacatgaaaaaactgtaatttaaagctgaaaatattcaaattgtggttttggttgaatttaaccatttatttgtcattttataactaaaaacattttcccccgttttttttttctacggaagtgattaactttatacCCTTACAATGTTTACACTGACTACTTAGCACCAACCAAGCATCCGATAATATAATATCATCCCGTCAAAtttaactaattttaaatttaatatatttcaaCAAGCGATACGTGATCGGTATTATAACACTGTTGGCTGCCTGTAGTAATCTTCATGTACCACCATAGACGGTTCTATTTCGTTGACATTTCTACatcctaaaaaataaattgtatatgtttcaagtttattgtttcacacaatacaatacaatatgaacagaaacataaattaataaataaaattgtgtgaggaggaggacgcattaagccaaggctttaagtttggtcctcCAGATATATTTAAGtaagtaatatatttaattattcaatttaagTGAGAGAACAAAAAACACTTCTTTCTTTCAAATTCTTTCTGTcaaattgacaaataaaattaagCAAAAAGGcacaaaaaagagaaaaaaaaaacagtcttAAGGAAATTGTGAATTACTAATGTTCTAAATAGTTTGAAATAAGTGTTTGTATTtcgttttaaatgtatttatgatgGTTATTGCTTTTAGATTGAGCGGTAAGTTGTTCCATATATACGGTCCATTGTAAATAAAAGATGTTCTTCTAAGTAATATGGTATGGTTTTCGTATATTAGATTTTTTGCAGTTGAAGATCTGGTGTTATTCTATTAAAGTCAGATTCAGTTAGTTAAATGCacttacagtttttttttacggTTTATTTGTCCAACGTTGTATTAGTGTAgcatgtattatttatatatttagacgGAGCAAACTATCCACGTCTGTTCACTCACTTAGCATTGTCTCGTGTGTTAATGTGATATAATAGTTCTATTGTTATATAGTGAAGTTAAGTTAATTGTTAGACTGTTTTGTAATTGAATAAGATTACCCATTAAAGCCATCGTGTTCTCCACCtcagcatttaaaatttcaagcACTTGTTTGGCGCCTTCATATCCCTTAAAGATTAAATTTAAAGACTTAAAAGAAAGATAACTATGTTACATGTATTAAAACATGGCTTGCGATCCTCAGACGGCACCCCCGaagtttaatgtattttttggAAATAGTTCACGTTGTTTCCCATACCTTACACGTCAAGCCCCATATGATTGGTCTACCAATAAAAACAGCTGTCGCTCCACGGGCCAATGCCTTGAAAACATCAGTTCCATGTCTGACACCACCATCCATGTAAACCTCAACACCAGAACCTGCAACAGCAGCAACAACCTCTGGTAGGGCATCAATCTAGAAAAGTAAAATGTTGGCGCACTTTAGGATGAAGagatgtaatataatatttatgacaGGGAATGACGCGTctgatttttgttgttgttgcatACATACAGTTGCTGGCAGATAATCCAGTTGTCGTCCGCCGTGATTGGATACCAATATGGCATCAGCTCCATATTCAACTGCAATTTTTGCTTGGTCACCTACAAAGTTAATAATAATGAGACATGACATAAGCAAACCACGTAGAGACTAGTGAggttataattaatttaataatgtaagTTCGTGGGTAAAAaagaggcaaaagttaatttttttaaatttatttattaaattttctgccatatacaatacaaagaagacaaaacaaatacaaaaggcaaggaaagaccaaacaggtgttaaacacctatgctagttggtcaacccagaacagagcacAGAAATAAACCCCAACAAAATATTACAttctacaattaaagcatctaGGCCTACAAGAAAGCGACTActcacattttcaatatcaaaattattaaaaaaataaatattgagataatttaTAATTTGGTTAATAAGTTCGAGGCATATTCCTGAAAGTGTTTACTGAAAGTCTTGTTCGTTGAAAATAGTATGAGAAACATCGAACAATGCTCGCCTGCCATGCGCATGTAATGACTGTCCCCACAATCATAATGGCGACACTCTCCCCATATTTCGAGACATCAAGTGAACGCTTAAAATGTAATTGAGAGGTCTTCCCTGCTATCTGttacatttattgtattgttgaaAAAGATgtgaattttattaataaaataaacaaataataataactcaattaaaaaaaattctcaCCAGTAATTATTCCTTTAAGAACCAATGGTAATTTTGTGAAAGATTTCAGCCATTTGACATCTTGCCAAGTTGCTGAGTTGTCAATATTGGTACTGCTTATATTAACTGGCCTGAAAATAATATATCCACATACTTGAAAAGAAGTTTATGACATTTGAGATTGGGTTCTTTTTGAGATTCTTTTGCAATCTCAAGAGGGAGGCGAGGGATTCTTTTCGAAATGATTGTGTTAAACGTTCAACCTGAatggttttttttcttaaagatgtattgtacctTGAAACACAACAAATGTCGAAttaattcgagccaaaaacaacccATTTACGTATTAACAAGTAAATTAAtatgattacatttcatctggaaaatcgtcacgagcgaattgaaattaaacaaagatttcaaaccatgagtatgcattatgcatgatgctaattaggattgtttacccGTCGCGGTTGAGAAgatgttttcacacagatcgcgaggaagttttatcattatgcatacagagtagccaaacaagcgcgttgcattatgagatatgttttgatcaaaaactttgactggaagtcaaagttttttttttgaacaaaaaaacttCTGTATCTCagttaaattttgtttttttcgacaattttttggtgaaagttaataactattatgataattGAATTGAACCcacttttttttcgaaatattaaaaaaatatttttttttaattagtcaaagggacaatgcatctttaattttgaaattaCGTGACGAAAATTTGTGTACTACTAACTTTGCATGAGCCGTGAATAATGGTGTTTTGCCATCTTCCAAAGTTCTTTGTTTCTGTTTACAAACTGGTTGATCAATCGTTACAACTAACGCCGTGTATTTCGACTTTTCTGCCCGTTCAATGAGATTCTCCAGTTGTTTTCGAGGCTTATAGAACTGCACCTGCATCCATCGAACACCATGAGGTTTGACAGCGGCTACCTCTTCTATCGTACGTGTTGATACACAACTTAGCGTCATCGCAGACCCAATAGAAGCCGCAGCTACAAAACAAGTAAAGCTTGTTCTACGAATGGTGGAATAACACTGGACATGTTTTACCGCCATTACTTCTGTTAACGTTTGTTCAATGTTATTTTTGAAGGATGTATCGTACCTAATCCAGTAGAGTCTTAATAtcttaatataaattttttttttaatcttaattCGAAACAAACATAATCTGGAATTGAATTCATTTCCCTTTAAGTGTTGTTATTATTGGTCTTATGTTTATATGAACACATTAACATATGAGCCGGGTTTTTACGGGTATCATTATGT
The window above is part of the Antedon mediterranea chromosome 10, ecAntMedi1.1, whole genome shotgun sequence genome. Proteins encoded here:
- the LOC140060276 gene encoding 2-Hydroxyacid oxidase 1-like isoform X1, coding for MHSIREKKDYVCLEDFRKVANKRLQSSSWSYFAEGCDEQFTLKENREAFKRYRLRPKVLRDVSNIDLSTTILGERISWPVCLAPTAVHRLAHFEEGEVATARAAASIGSAMTLSCVSTRTIEEVAAVKPHGVRWMQVQFYKPRKQLENLIERAEKSKYTALVVTIDQPVCKQKQRTLEDGKTPLFTAHAKPVNISSTNIDNSATWQDVKWLKSFTKLPLVLKGIITGDQAKIAVEYGADAILVSNHGGRQLDYLPATIDALPEVVAAVAGSGVEVYMDGGVRHGTDVFKALARGATAVFIGRPIIWGLTCKGYEGAKQVLEILNAEVENTMALMGCRNVNEIEPSMVVHEDYYRQPTVL
- the LOC140060276 gene encoding 2-Hydroxyacid oxidase 1-like isoform X2; the encoded protein is MHSIREKKDYVCLEDFRKVANKRLQSSSWSYFAEGCDEQFTLKENREAFKRYRLRPKVLRDVSNIDLSTTILGERISWPVCLAPTAVHRLAHFEEGEVATARAAASIGSAMTLSCVSTRTIEEVAAVKPHGVRWMQVQFYKPRKQLENLIERAEKSKYTALVVTIDQPVCKQKQRTLEDGKTPLFTAHAKPVNISSTNIDNSATWQDVKWLKSFTKLPLVLKGIITGDQAKIAVEYGADAILVSNHGGRQLDYLPATIDALPEVVAAVAGSGVEVYMDGGVRHGTDVFKALARGATAVFIGRPIIWGLTCKDVEMSTK